The Henckelia pumila isolate YLH828 unplaced genomic scaffold, ASM3356847v2 CTG_627:::fragment_1, whole genome shotgun sequence genome includes a region encoding these proteins:
- the LOC140873506 gene encoding 14-3-3 protein 2-like, giving the protein MALNFSVFYYEILNSPDRSCNLVKQAFDEAIAELDTLGEESYKDNTLIMLLLRDNLTLWTSDMQTTNGDLFQKSHNELDFEFLGNIRGKAWRFQTNMYGNGSTSWGREERYYLWFDPSQDFHRYSILWTTKNIIFRFKILYKVISQNVRQA; this is encoded by the exons ATGGCTTTGAACTTCTCTGTTTTCTATTATGAGATTTTAAACTCTCCTGATCGTTCCTGTAATCTGGTGAAGCAG GCCTTTGATGAAGCCATTGCTGAGTTGGACACCCTCGGCGAAGAGTCCTACAAAGATAACACATTGATTATGCTACTTCTTCGTGACAACCTCACTCTTTGGACGTCAGACATGCAG ACAACAAATGGAGATTTATTCCAGAAATCGCACAACGAATTGGATTTCGAATTCTTGGGGAATATAAGAGGGAAAGCGTGGAGGTTTCAGACCAACATGTATGGGAATGGAAGTACAAGTTGGGGGAGAGAAGAAAGATACTACCTTTGGTTCGACCCTTCTCAAGATTTTCATCGTTACAGCATACTTTGGACCACCAAGAATATTAT TTTCAGGTTCAAAATATTATACAAAGTTATCTCTCAAAACGTTCGTCAAGCCTGA
- the LOC140873539 gene encoding LOW QUALITY PROTEIN: uncharacterized protein (The sequence of the model RefSeq protein was modified relative to this genomic sequence to represent the inferred CDS: deleted 2 bases in 2 codons; substituted 1 base at 1 genomic stop codon), with translation MDVRITLAQVSGRGTRIWNFSDNSVELQIDRVGSILKKVDTLKPGSSKRVQGKSIYKAYMPRMISKGSLLYFYDESCHPNYIWIHNTRCDFSRMVKQQYISLEDLRDYSEIKFYRDMQKGCICVRKKXSRAANLC, from the exons ATGGATGTCAGGATCACACTAGCTCAAGTATCGGGGCGTGGAACGAGAATCTGGAATTTCAGCGACAACTCCGTTGAGCTTCAAATA GATCGAGTGGGATCGATTCTTAAGAAAGTTGACACGTTAAAGCCCGGCTCCTCCAAAAGAGTTCAAGGTAAGAGCATTTACAAGGCATACATGCCAAGAATGATCAGCAAAGGGAGTTTGCTTTATTTCTATGATGAATCATGTCATCCTAATTACATTTGGATACACAACACCCGGTGCGATTTTTCGAGAATGGTCAAGCAACAATACATCAGTCTCGAAGATTTGAGAGACTATTCTGAGATCAAATTCTACAGAGACATGCAGAAAGGTTGTATATGTGTTCGCAAGAAA TGATCGAGGgctgcaaatttatgttga
- the LOC140873518 gene encoding probable E3 ubiquitin-protein ligase LUL4, whose amino-acid sequence MGISLSATNRRRSLTPYYPQPAYPLDPYAPYPLNSPVSYPYYTSNAFCAGNHTNTLVGQPSFGAFNSHHLPFEWLPLPRVVAPPCTEQTQAKVVRSDVNVHKDSVRIEVDETNPDEFLVSFVFDALVDGSITIYYFAKEESNYRLVSSFPESYVPIKVMFQKGLLQEFRQPLGTGMNFGYFEWDSLSKPLAREDVFPIVISVETCPPPYDRSYLLENTLCQVQITQVVLDKNHEGELIAKVIRQLLWTDGISYELREIYGFGKSTPGFSDSGSGKECVICMTEPKDIAVLPCRHMCMCSNCARTLRLQSNKCPICRETIEAFLEIKLENFNP is encoded by the exons ATGGGCATTTCTTTGAGCGCCACCAATAGAAGAAGAAGCCTCACTCCATACTACCCCCAACCCGCTTATCCTCTCGACCCTTACGCTCCTTATCCTCTGAATTCCCCTGTATCTTACCCTTACTACACTTCCAATGCCTTCTGTGCGGGGAATCACACCAACACGCTTGTGGGCCAGCCTAGTTTCGGTGCCTTTAACTCCCACCATCTTCCCTTTGAGTGGCTGCCACTGCCTCGAGTGGTGGCCCCGCCGTGTACCGAACAAACGCAGGCTAAAGTTGTGAGGAGTGATGTCAATGTGCATAAAGATTCTGTGAGGATTGAAGTTGATGAAACGAACCCGGATGAATTCTTGgtttcttttgtttttgatGCTTTGGTTGATGGGAG CATCACAATCTACTATTTTGCGAAGGAAGAGTCCAATTACAGACTTGTTTCTTCATTTCCTGAATCCTATGTTCCCATCAAAGTTATGTTCCAGAAAGGACTTCTTCAAGAATTTCGACAGCCATTAGGGACAGGCATGAACTTTGGTTATTTCGAATGGGATAGCCTGTCGAAGCCATTGGCTCGAGAGGATGTGTTTCCAATAGTAATATCTGTCGAAACTTGCCCACCTCCATATGACAGAAGCTATCTTTTGGAGAATACGTTATGCCAGGTGCAGATAACTCAGGTTGTCTTGGATAAGAATCATGAGGGAGAATTGATTGCTAAAGTAATCAGACAGTTATTATGGACTGATGGTATTAGTTATGAACTGCGTGAGATATATGGGTTTGGAAAATCTACCCCAGGTTTCAGCGATAGTGGATCAGGTAAAGAGTGCGTGATTTGCATGACTGAACCAAAGGATATTGCTGTGTTACCCTGCCGACATATG TGTATGTGCAGCAACTGTGCAAGGACATTGAGACTGCAGTCAAATAAATGCCCAATCTGTCGAGAAACCATCGAGGCATTCCTGGAGATCAAGCTCGAGAATTTTAACCCGTGA
- the LOC140873540 gene encoding uncharacterized protein: MASETREGNPPSSFKSSSKPPNTLHDLSLLSITTHKLTDHNYLQWSSSVLMFIRGKGKENHLFPDITPSEQDASKLKAWKADDSMIVPWLINSMTPEISENCLLFRTAYEIWEAVRETFSCKDNTAELFEIKELFHDLRQGESTVTAYFTNLSRYWQKVDLLESHTWKCSTDGENYRKIIETKRVFKLLFGLNKSLDEVRGQVLSTKPLPSVREMLSEVRREEIRRKVMLIKMSPNTLDSSALASTQSPDSKSFRGRPWCEHCRRPGHTKETCWKLHGKPPNWKPRGNVAISPQFNSDQLNILHNLISQAQGTPAISHRINSGNIAQRDNLITDLHAQTSTPWIVDSSTSDHMTDNRSLFTSYAPSSRDIYVSIANGSRSRVIGIGSIQVAPQLTLKSVMTLIPGGRLAVLSFVRASTFFEPPVHHHHPYPQSVLRLALSLIV; the protein is encoded by the exons ATGGCATCAGAGACAAGAGAAGGTAATCCTCCTTCATCGTTCAAAAGCTCAAGCAAGCCTCCAAACACACTGCATGATCTATCCCTTCTTTCCATCACAACCCACAAACTCACTGATCATAACTACCTACAATGGTCAAGTTCAGTCCTTATGTTCATTCGTGGGAAAGGAAAGGAGAATCATCTCTTTCCTGACATAACACCATCTGAACAGGACGCCTCAAAACTCAAAGCATGGAAGGCTGATGATTCAATGATAGTGCCTTGGTTGATCAACTCTATGACTCCAGAGATAAGCGAAAATTGTCTTCTGTTCCGGACAGCATACGAAATTTGGGAAGCAGTCCGAGAAACCTTCTCATGCAAGGACAACACTGCCGAACTGTTCGAGATCAAGGAACTATTTCATGACCTTCGACAAGGTGAATCTACTGTCACCGCATATTTCACTAATCTTTCACGTTATTGGCAGAAAGTTGATCTCCTTGAATCTCACACTTGGAAGTGTTCGACTGATGGAGAAAACTATAGAAAAATCATTGAGACCAAGCGAGTTTTCAAATTATTGTTTGGACTCAACAAGTCACTTGATGAAGTACGGGGACAGGTACTCTCAACCAAACCACTGCCAAGCGTCCGGGAGATGCTATCGGAAGTAAGACGTGAAGAGATCCGTCGGAAGGTTATGCTTATAAAGATGAGTCCAAACACTCTTGACAGCAGTGCTCTAGCATCAACACAATCTCCTGATAGTAAATCTTTCCGTGGGAGACCGTGGTGCGAGCATTGTCGTCGACCTGGACATACAAAAGAGACATGTTGGAAGCTACATGGGAAGCCACCAAATTGGAAGCCACGAGGAAACGTCGCTATATCACCTCAGTTTAACTCAGATCAGTTAAACATCCTCCACAATCTCATCAGTCAAGCCCAAGGAACACCAGCAATTTCGCATCGAATCAATTCTGGAAATATTGCACAACGAGATAACTTGATTACAGACCTACATGCCCAAACCTCCACACCATGGATTGTTGATTCAAGTACCTCTGATCACATGACGGATAATCGTTCATTGTTTACCTCATATGCACCTAGCTCCCGAGACATCTATGTTAGCATTGCAAATGGCTCTCGATCACGTGTGATTGGCATAGGATCCATCCAAGTTGCACCACAATTGACACTTAAATCAGTGAT gacATTAATTCCGGGAGGACGATTGGCAGTGCTTAGCTTTGTGCGGGCCTCTACCTTCTTTGAACCACCAGTTCATCACCACCACCCTTACCCTCAATCTGTGCTGCGTCTAGCTCTATCTCTCATCGTCTGA